CGTAGGCCCCGACGGTATATTGTATCCTGATCCCAACGGCGATCGGTTCATGCTCACCGATGGATCGAATAATATTTCTTTGATCCGAACTTGCGGCGATCGATCCGCTCCTTATATTTGCGCCCCCTAAGCAAAAAAGACACAGGCATATGCTGATCATTCCGGTAAAAGAAGGCGAGAGCATCGATAAGGCGCTCAAGAAGTTCAAGAAGAAATTCGAGCGCACCCAGACAATGCGTCAATTGCGCAAGCGTCAAGCGTTCATCAAGCCTTCAGTGGACCGTCGAAAAGAAATGATCCGCGCTGCATACAAGCTTACTCTACAAGTAGCAGACGATTAGGACCGACCGACCCCTCACCGAAAGGCGAAAAGACCATCAAGGCTTTTTCGCCTTTTATTTTTTAGCGGTAGTTCTGGAATATATTGGTTTGATCAGGTCGGCTGGACCTAAGGCTCTTCAAACGAACAAGACGTAATTAACAACTCGTCGAGGAACATACTGGACCGGTTAATTCGGCCGTTACCTTGGTCGTGATGTTATTGGACCGGTTCGTTGATCACCTTACCTACGAAAAACGCTACAGTGCACATACTGTTTCCGCCTACCAACGGGACCTGAAGCAATTCGCCGCATTCCTGAAAGAATTCGGGGTGAATGAACCGGAGAAAGCCACCGATAAAGTGGTGCGCATGTGGATGATGCGCCTTATGGAGGAGGACACGGGACCTAGAAGCGTGAACCGCAAGCTCAGTTCACTGCGTAGTTTTTTCCGATTTGCTCGGATCATAGGTGCGGTCACAATTGACCCTACGGCCCTCATTGATCCACCTAAAACGCCTAAGCGCTTACCTGAATTCGTTGAAGAACAGAGGCTTGAGTGTATGTTCGATGACCTGAAATGGCCTGAAGGGTTTAAAGGAATGACGGACCGGTTGATCCTGGAACTGCTCTATGGCACCGGTATGCGTTTGGCGGAGCTCATGGGGCTCAAGGTCGGAGACATTGATCTAGGCGCAAACAGCTTGCGAGTGCTGGGTAAACGCAATAAGGAACGGATCCTCCCCTTGGGCGATGACTTGACCAAGAACATTGCAAATTACCTCAAGAAAAGGACAGTCCTATTCGGAGGAGCAAGAGGAGCAGATGGTTTGTTAATTGATAAAAATGGTGAACCGTTGGCGCGTCGTACCGTCCAACGACTCGTTACTCACTATCTTAGTGGGGTCACCTCACAAAAAAAACGCAGCCCACACGTCCTGAGGCATACCTTCGCTACACACATGTTAGAGCACGGAGCAGACCTTAATGCAGTAAAGGAGATCTTAGGGCATGCGAACCTTGCAGCCACCCAGGTCTACACCCATAACACAGTAGAAAAACTTAGAAAAGTCCATGCTCAAGCCCATCCAAGAGGAGGGGCTTAGCGCTATGTAGAACCAACCAACCATTTAAGACCATGAACGTGAACGTCCATTCCATTCATTTCAATGCCGATGCTAAACTGGTAGAGTTCATCAAAACAAAACTCAGTAAACTAACACAGTTCAATGATAGCATACTATCCGGTGATGTGTTCCTTAGATTGGAACACGATGGTGATAACCGCGAGAACAAAGTGGTGGAGATCCGCCTTGCCGTTCCTGGCAACGACCTATTTGCCAAACGACAAGGTAAAACGTTCGAAGAAGCTGCTGTAAATACCATTGAAGCTTTGCGCAGTCAAGCTGAAAAGACCAAAGAAAAGTCCCGAGCCATTTAAGTGATCGATCGATCATGGGTACGGATATGGCCTCTAGCTCAGCGTAGTGGCCTTGTCCATAAAATACCGGCCTTCATCGGTTCCGTGATGAGCCGACCTGTGAGCCTCCGATATCACTGGTCTTTTGCTTCTAAAGACAGTCGTGATCGTGGGTGATTATAGCGTGGCTCCGATCAAAGCACATGCCGAACTGAATTTTCTTTCATCCATCCTTTGGTGGGAACCGGATCTTTATCTACCTTTGCAGGCCCAAATCGGGACCTTATGGTTTCGAAGAAGGAAAACGTACGTTCTTTTCTTTGTTGTACAGGCCAATGTAGCTCAGCTGGTAGAGCAGCTGATTTGTAATCAGCCGGTCGGGGGTTCGAGTCCCTTCATTGGCTCCGTGAATTGGTTCAGGGGAGATACCCAAGCGGCCAACGGGGGCAGACTGTAAATCTGCTGTCTTACGACTTCGTAGGTTCGAATCCTGCTCTCCCCACTAACACTCCACGGAGCCGCTAATGTCGCTTCCAGACAAAAGCAAAGGTGAAGAGAAGTTGAACCCTAGCACTCGGTTCGACCGTTGGGACCCTTTCGATCGATGTGATCGCTATGGGTTCCTACTGGAAAGAACCGAAAATGATCGCCTATTCAATTTTCACGACCTTAAATATGAGGTACGAGAAATGGAAGGTGATCGAGCAAAGACCAAATAATGGAGGAAGAAAGTCGGTTGCAGGACAGGTCCATATCAAGACCATTCAGTGCTGAATGATAGCCACCAAAACAAATGCGGGAGTAGCTCAATTGGTAGTCTGCCGTACGGCAGATCCAAGATGAACGTCGCTCACATGAATGAAACAAATGCGGGAGTAGCTCAGTTGGTAGTCTGCCGAATGGCAGATCCAAGATGAACGTCGCTCACATGAATGAAACAAATGCGGGAGTAGCTCAGTTGGTAGTCTGCCGTACGGCAGATCCAAGATGAACATCGCTCAAATGAATAAAACAAATGCGGGAGTAGCTCAGTTGGTAGTCTGCCGTACGGCAGATCCAAGATGAACATCGCTCAAATGAATAAAACAAATGCGGGAGTAGCTCAGTTGGTAGAGCATCAGCCTTCCAAGCTGAACGTCGCGGGTTCGAGTCTCGTCTCCCGCTCTACTGAAAACCACCAGATGTCTCTTGAAAAAGAGAAGTAAAGTGCGAATGAAGAATGAACAGATCAGCCTTTGTAGCTCAGAGGTAGAGCACTTCCTTGGTAAGGAAGAGGTCCCGGGTTCAATTCCCGGCAAAGGCTCAACAGCGAATACTAGGGCACTGGCGTAGACGATGGTTTCGATACGCTTGGTACAACGAATAAAGGACCTTAACAACAGGAACAATACCGAACCAAAATGGCAAAGGAGACTTACAAAAGGGATAAACCCCACGTCAACATCGGTACCATCGGTCACGTTGACCATGGTAAGACCACGTTGACCGCGGCAATTACTACAGTTCTGGCCGGCAAAGGCCTTTCTGAGATGCGTAGCTTCGATTCTATCGATAACGCACCGGAGGAAAAAGAACGCGGTATTACAATTAACACCT
The nucleotide sequence above comes from Flavobacteriales bacterium. Encoded proteins:
- a CDS encoding 30S ribosomal protein S21; the encoded protein is MLIIPVKEGESIDKALKKFKKKFERTQTMRQLRKRQAFIKPSVDRRKEMIRAAYKLTLQVADD
- a CDS encoding tyrosine-type recombinase/integrase, which produces MLLDRFVDHLTYEKRYSAHTVSAYQRDLKQFAAFLKEFGVNEPEKATDKVVRMWMMRLMEEDTGPRSVNRKLSSLRSFFRFARIIGAVTIDPTALIDPPKTPKRLPEFVEEQRLECMFDDLKWPEGFKGMTDRLILELLYGTGMRLAELMGLKVGDIDLGANSLRVLGKRNKERILPLGDDLTKNIANYLKKRTVLFGGARGADGLLIDKNGEPLARRTVQRLVTHYLSGVTSQKKRSPHVLRHTFATHMLEHGADLNAVKEILGHANLAATQVYTHNTVEKLRKVHAQAHPRGGA
- a CDS encoding ribosome-associated translation inhibitor RaiA, which codes for MNVNVHSIHFNADAKLVEFIKTKLSKLTQFNDSILSGDVFLRLEHDGDNRENKVVEIRLAVPGNDLFAKRQGKTFEEAAVNTIEALRSQAEKTKEKSRAI